A genomic region of Magnolia sinica isolate HGM2019 chromosome 6, MsV1, whole genome shotgun sequence contains the following coding sequences:
- the LOC131247994 gene encoding sm-like protein LSM8 isoform X1, with product MAGILSWAGPESSTTLRKTPNLSGFHHVLRVNVLRPSVYNIPRFASGGLLIITSVGSGTMSSGLGLEALVDQTISIVTNDGRNIVGVLKGFDQATNIILDESHERVYSTKEGVQQLVLGLYIKRGDNISVVGELDEELDSNLNLSELRAHPLKPVIH from the exons ATGGCAGGAATTCTAAGTTGGGCAGGACCTGAATCGTCTACAACACTGCGTAAAACACCCAACCTTTCTGGGTTCCACCATGTTCTACGTGTAAATgtgctccgtccatcag TGTACAATATTCCCAGGTTTGCTTCCGGAGGACTTCTCATAATTACCAGTGTTGGCAGCGGCACAATGTCGAGTGGTCTTGGACTCGAGGCTCTTGTCGACC AAACAATATCAATCGTCACAAATGATGGAAGGAATATAGTG GGCGTTTTGAAAGGTTTTGACCAGGCCACAAATATAATTCTTGATGAATCCCATGAACGGGTTTACTCCACTAAG GAAGGAGTTCAGCAACTTGTATTAGGCCTGTACATTAAAAGGGGCGATAACAT AAGTGTTGTTGGAGAATTAGATGAAGAGCTTGACTCGAATCTCAACTTGTCAGAGCTTAGAGCACACCCCCTCAAGCCTGTAATACACTGA
- the LOC131247994 gene encoding sm-like protein LSM8 isoform X2, whose translation MSSGLGLEALVDQTISIVTNDGRNIVGVLKGFDQATNIILDESHERVYSTKEGVQQLVLGLYIKRGDNISVVGELDEELDSNLNLSELRAHPLKPVIH comes from the exons ATGTCGAGTGGTCTTGGACTCGAGGCTCTTGTCGACC AAACAATATCAATCGTCACAAATGATGGAAGGAATATAGTG GGCGTTTTGAAAGGTTTTGACCAGGCCACAAATATAATTCTTGATGAATCCCATGAACGGGTTTACTCCACTAAG GAAGGAGTTCAGCAACTTGTATTAGGCCTGTACATTAAAAGGGGCGATAACAT AAGTGTTGTTGGAGAATTAGATGAAGAGCTTGACTCGAATCTCAACTTGTCAGAGCTTAGAGCACACCCCCTCAAGCCTGTAATACACTGA